The sequence GGGGCCACTAAAAAAATAATTTTAGTTACGATCTCTATTATGTGCTTAAAATCTGTAAAAATTGCTGCTTCAAACATTTTTCTTCTCTAATATTTCTTTTACACATTTAGTTAAAGTAACAGAATTTCTAGTGATCGCATTGGTCATATAAAAATTATCTAGATAATTCTCAAATGGTGTATCTGCTATTTTTTTGTTACTTGATTTTAAAGGTAACTTTTCAGCTTCCAATATTGTTATTTCATCATGCTTGGCCAGATGAGGAAATTTTCCATAAATATTATCCCTTAAATTTCTTAAATCCTTGTAACTTTCAAATTTCAACATCTTCTTTAAGTCATTTATGATTTCCCAATCAATCTTTGCCTCGCCAATTGGTCTGATAGCCTGTATGGCTTGCTGCACTCTTCCTTCTAAATTAACATATAAGGCATTTTTTTCTGTGTAACATGCTGCTGGCAAAATTACATCTGCAACCGATACTCCAGCATCACCATGCGTACCTATATATACGTTAAAACTGTTTTTTAACTCTTTTACATCTGCATGATCATAGCCTAGTAAAAACATTAAGTTTAATTTTTTATTCTTAACGGCTTCAAACATACTCTTAGTATCCATACCATTTTCTACTGGAGTAAAACCTACATCTAAAGCACCAACTCTAGCTGCAGCATTATTCAGCACATTAAAACCCTGCCAACCCTCTTTATTAATTGAAAATTTTTCTACTAAGTTATTTATCTCTCCTATAAGAGCTTCTGCATCATCCCTTATATAAGCTGACTCACCAACTATAATCATAGGCTTTTTAGCCACTTTTAACTTTTGAGCAAAATTATTTTTTCCTGAAATAAGCTCTGCTATGATGGCTGGAGAATCACCCAACTGCTCATAAGGGTAGGTTAAATCATGTTCAACCCCAATATTTGCAATAATAAAATCTTTATTATTAACATGCTGCTTTCTAATTCTACTATTTAAAATAGCTGCTTCTATTCTTGGATTAACTCCTATTAACAAACATAAATCCGCTTCTTCAATTGACTCAATAGTTGTGTTGAACAAATATTCAGATCTATTGCTATTATTCATTACAGAATTTTTTGGCCTTGCATCATAATTGTTAGAACCTAAATTTTGCATTAATTCTTTCAAAATGTAGATTGACTCCACATCGGCTAAATCACCAGCTAAAGCCCCTATTTGACCAGTTGTTTCTTTAACCTCTAAAACCTTATCTGTTATTAAATTTAGCGCCTCCACATAGCTTGCTTCTACAAATTTGCCACCTTTTTTTATGTAAGGGCGATCTAATCTTTGTAAAGCTAAACCATCATAAGAAAATCTAGTTTTATCACTAATCCACTCTTCATTTATTGACTCATTTAACCGTGGTAAAATTCTAACCACTTCGCCCGCTCTTGAGTCTACTCTGATATTACTACCAACCGCATCATGAACATCTATCGAGTCTGTTTTGGTCAATTCCCAGGGACGAGCCTTAAAAGCATAAGGTTTAGATGTAAGAGCTCCTACTGGGCATAAATCTATTATATTACCTGACAATTCTGAGCTAAGAGATTTTTCAACATAAGTGGTAATTTCAGTGCTTTCACCTCTATTTACAGCGCCCAATTCTGGAACACCAGCAACTTCTGTAACAAATCTGACACATCTAGTACAATGTATACATCTAGTCATATGCGTTTTAATCAAAGGACCTAAATCTTTCGAACTAACCGCTCTTTTATCTTCTTCAAATCTACTTTCACCAGCACCATAAAACATCGCTTGATCTTGTAAATCACACTCTCCACCTTGATCGCAAATAGGGCAATCTAAAGGGTGATTTGCAAGCAAAAACTCCATTGCGCCATTGCGCGCATTTTTCACCATGTCAGAGTCAGTTTTTACTTCCAAACCCTCCATTACTTGCGTGGCACATGAAGCTTGAGGCTTTCTAGGGCCTACACTTAGCTCTACTAAGCACATTCTACAATTTCCAGCAACGGATAAACGATCATGATAACAAAAGCGAGGTATTTCAACACCTACTAAATCACAAGCTTGAATTAAAGTAATTCCAGCTGGAACTTCATATTCTTTACTATCTATTTTTATTTTTACTGTGCTCATATTAAATCTATTTAGCGTAACTTTCGATTCTTTCCAATAATAATGGCTTAAAATGCTTTATTAAACCTTGTATAGGCCATGATGCTGCATCTCCTAAAGCACAAATTGTATGACCTTCTATGCGCTTAGTTAAATCATATAATTGCTCTATTTCTTCAGGTTTTGCATTACCCTCTACCATTCTATTCATAATTCTCATTAACCATCCCGTTCCCTCTCTACACGGCGTGCATTGACCACATGATTCATGCTTATAAAAAGCTGATAATCTTGCTATTGCCTTAATAAGGTCCGTTTGTTTATTCATAACGATTATACCTGCTGTACCAAGGCCAGAACCATGGCTTGCTAATGCATCAAAATCCATAGTTACATCATCGCAAATTTCCTTTGGCAGCAACCTAACTGAAGACCCACCAGGTATAATGGCAAGTAAATTATCCCAACCACCTATTACACCACCTGCATAATTCTCTATCAGCTCCTTCAGCGGTATGCCTAATTCTTCTTCTACATTACATGGCTCATTTACATGGCCTGAAATACAGAAAATCTTTGTACCTGTGTTATTTTCTTTACCAAGACCCGCAAACCATTTTGCTCCTCTGCGTAATATTGTAGGAATTGCAGCAATGGATTCTACATTATTAACAATAGTTGGACAACCATATAAACCTATTAAAGCTGGAAATGGTGGCTTTAATCTTGGCTGGCCTTTATTACCTTCTATCGACTCTAACATTGCGGTTTCTTCACCGCAAATATAAGCACCCGCACCACGATGAACATAAATCTCAACATTATGAGCTGAACCACAAGCTTTATTGCCAATTAAGCCCGCATTTTTAGCCTCAATTATAGCATTCTCTAAAATTTTTGCTTCATTATAATATTCTCCCCTTATGTAGATATAACAGCTATTAGCTCTAATTGCCTTGCAAGCAAGCACCGCACCTTCAATAATTTTATGCGCTTCATGCCTGATAATGTCACGATCTTTGCATGTGCCTGGCTCCGATTCGTCAGCATTAACTATTAGATAGTGATCTTTGTTATCATCTTTTGGAATAAACGACCATTTCATACCTGTAGGAAAACCAGCTCCACCCCTACCTCGCAGACCAGAAGCCTTTACTTGCTCGATAATCCACTCAGAACCTTTCTCAATTAATTTTTTAGTATCTTTCCAGTCACCTCTTTTCTTTGCAGCAGCAAGCGAAACATCTGCAAAGCCATATAAATTTGAAAATATTTTATCAGAATTATTAAGCACTATTTACCTCTTTTTTATCGAAACTAATTGGCTCTGAGGCATTCCTGCCTATTTGCGAACCAATATCGGTTTTTCTACCTGATTTTAAAATATTTAAAATTTCAATTATTTTTTCCTGAGATAAATCCTCATAATAATCATCATTAATTTGCACCATTGGCGCATTAACACACGCTCCCAAACACTCAACTTCCTTGATCGTAAATAACTTATCTATGGTAGTTTCATTCAACTCCACACCTAAATGCTTTTTACAAGAAGCCATGATCTGCTCGGCTCCTCTAAGCTGGCAAGGTGTAGTAGTACATATTTGTACCAAAAATTTACCAACAGGCTTTAAGTTATACATTGAATAAAATGTAGCCACTTCATAAACTCTAATTGGCGCCAAATTAATTATACTAGCTATATAATCCATAGCCTCCGTAGTAATCCAACCATCATTTTGCCTTTGTGCTAGATCCAACAAACCCATTACTGCACTTTTTTCTTTGCCAGCTGGATATTTTGCAATAATCTCTTTTGCTAGCTGATAATTTTCTTTGTTAAATTCAAATTTTTTATCCATTATCTATCAATTTCACCAAAAACTACATCCATCGTACTAATAACTGTGACCACATCAGCCACCATATGACCTTTTGTCATAAAATCTATACCCTGCAAATGCGCAAAACCAGGAGCTCTAATATAACATCTATAAGGCTTATTAGTTCCATCTGCAACCAAGAAAACTCCAAACTCTCCTTTTGGCGCCTCTACCGCTTGATAAGTCTCACCAGCTGGCACATGATAACCTTCTGTATATAATTTAAAATGATGAATTAACGACTCCATCTTATCTTTCATATCTTGTCTAGATGGTGGCGATATTTTTTTATCCAAAGTCTGAATTTCACCATCTGGCATATCTTCACAACATTGCAAAATCATTTTTACAGATTGACGCATCTCTTCAACTCTTACCAAATATCTATCGTAAGAATCACCATTTTTACCAATTGGAATATCAAAATTTATTTTATTATATACATCATATGGTTGAGATTTTCTTAAATCCCAAGCAATACCAGAACCCCTTAACATCGGCCCTGTAAAACCCCAATCAATAGCTTGCGCCTTAGATACCGTGCCTATATCTACTAATCTTTGCTTAAAAATACGATTTTCTGTTAACATATCCTCCATATCGTCAATATGTTTAGAAAACTTCTGAAAATATCTATATATGTCCTCAAGCAAACCAGCCGGCAAATCCTTAGCAACACCTCCTGGTCTAAAATAATTTGCATGCAATCTAGCACCACAAACTCTTTCATAAAAGCCCATCATTATTTCTCGCTCTTCAAACAACCATAAAAAAGGAGTCATGGCTCCAACATCTAGAGCTTGAGTAGTTATATTTAGAATATGATTTAAAATCCTGGTTATCTCAGAAAACATCACCCGAATATATTGCGCCCTTAAAGGAACCTCCGTTTTCAACAACTTCTCTACTGTAAGAGCAAAAGCATGCTCTTGATTCATTGGGGAGACATAATCTAAGCGGTCAAAATAAGGTATAGCTTGAAGGTAAGTCTTTTGCTCTATTAACTTTTCTGTACCCCTATGCAGTAAACCAATATGCGCATCCGCCTTATCAACCACTTCACCATCTAACTCTAACATAAGACGTAAAACACCATGGGCAGCAGGATGCTGCGGCCCAAAATTAAGTGTCATATTTTTGATTTTTTTACCGCTATTTTTCATCTTTCACCTTTTCCTCCATAGCCAAATTATCAAAAGCTTTTTCATCACCAGGTAATATTTGTTTAGCAAAGTCACCTTCCCATGGGCTTAAATAATCAAAATCCCTAAATTCTTGATCTAGCTTAACTGGCTCATACACCACTTCTTTCTTTTCTAT is a genomic window of Alphaproteobacteria bacterium containing:
- a CDS encoding NADH-quinone oxidoreductase subunit G produces the protein MSTVKIKIDSKEYEVPAGITLIQACDLVGVEIPRFCYHDRLSVAGNCRMCLVELSVGPRKPQASCATQVMEGLEVKTDSDMVKNARNGAMEFLLANHPLDCPICDQGGECDLQDQAMFYGAGESRFEEDKRAVSSKDLGPLIKTHMTRCIHCTRCVRFVTEVAGVPELGAVNRGESTEITTYVEKSLSSELSGNIIDLCPVGALTSKPYAFKARPWELTKTDSIDVHDAVGSNIRVDSRAGEVVRILPRLNESINEEWISDKTRFSYDGLALQRLDRPYIKKGGKFVEASYVEALNLITDKVLEVKETTGQIGALAGDLADVESIYILKELMQNLGSNNYDARPKNSVMNNSNRSEYLFNTTIESIEEADLCLLIGVNPRIEAAILNSRIRKQHVNNKDFIIANIGVEHDLTYPYEQLGDSPAIIAELISGKNNFAQKLKVAKKPMIIVGESAYIRDDAEALIGEINNLVEKFSINKEGWQGFNVLNNAAARVGALDVGFTPVENGMDTKSMFEAVKNKKLNLMFLLGYDHADVKELKNSFNVYIGTHGDAGVSVADVILPAACYTEKNALYVNLEGRVQQAIQAIRPIGEAKIDWEIINDLKKMLKFESYKDLRNLRDNIYGKFPHLAKHDEITILEAEKLPLKSSNKKIADTPFENYLDNFYMTNAITRNSVTLTKCVKEILEKKNV
- the nuoF gene encoding NADH-quinone oxidoreductase subunit NuoF; protein product: MLNNSDKIFSNLYGFADVSLAAAKKRGDWKDTKKLIEKGSEWIIEQVKASGLRGRGGAGFPTGMKWSFIPKDDNKDHYLIVNADESEPGTCKDRDIIRHEAHKIIEGAVLACKAIRANSCYIYIRGEYYNEAKILENAIIEAKNAGLIGNKACGSAHNVEIYVHRGAGAYICGEETAMLESIEGNKGQPRLKPPFPALIGLYGCPTIVNNVESIAAIPTILRRGAKWFAGLGKENNTGTKIFCISGHVNEPCNVEEELGIPLKELIENYAGGVIGGWDNLLAIIPGGSSVRLLPKEICDDVTMDFDALASHGSGLGTAGIIVMNKQTDLIKAIARLSAFYKHESCGQCTPCREGTGWLMRIMNRMVEGNAKPEEIEQLYDLTKRIEGHTICALGDAASWPIQGLIKHFKPLLLERIESYAK
- the nuoE gene encoding NADH-quinone oxidoreductase subunit NuoE produces the protein MDKKFEFNKENYQLAKEIIAKYPAGKEKSAVMGLLDLAQRQNDGWITTEAMDYIASIINLAPIRVYEVATFYSMYNLKPVGKFLVQICTTTPCQLRGAEQIMASCKKHLGVELNETTIDKLFTIKEVECLGACVNAPMVQINDDYYEDLSQEKIIEILNILKSGRKTDIGSQIGRNASEPISFDKKEVNSA
- a CDS encoding NADH-quinone oxidoreductase subunit D, coding for MKNSGKKIKNMTLNFGPQHPAAHGVLRLMLELDGEVVDKADAHIGLLHRGTEKLIEQKTYLQAIPYFDRLDYVSPMNQEHAFALTVEKLLKTEVPLRAQYIRVMFSEITRILNHILNITTQALDVGAMTPFLWLFEEREIMMGFYERVCGARLHANYFRPGGVAKDLPAGLLEDIYRYFQKFSKHIDDMEDMLTENRIFKQRLVDIGTVSKAQAIDWGFTGPMLRGSGIAWDLRKSQPYDVYNKINFDIPIGKNGDSYDRYLVRVEEMRQSVKMILQCCEDMPDGEIQTLDKKISPPSRQDMKDKMESLIHHFKLYTEGYHVPAGETYQAVEAPKGEFGVFLVADGTNKPYRCYIRAPGFAHLQGIDFMTKGHMVADVVTVISTMDVVFGEIDR